One region of Epilithonimonas zeae genomic DNA includes:
- a CDS encoding alpha/beta fold hydrolase, whose translation MENRLQHINIRHFETKNGKVLDIQLSYQLFGKELYSAPIVLINHALTGNSDVAGENGWWKSLVGEGKVIDTNRFTIICFNIPGNGFDGFFIENYEDFTTKDIASIFLQGLKNLNIKKLFALVGGSVGGSIGWEMLTLQNDLAERFIPIATDFKTSDWLHSQCLVQKFLLESEEKPLEKARVHAMLCYRTPESLNSRFNREIDSEKQILKSHDWLNFHGKRLNERFSLKAYKLVNHLLMNINGKENELENINAEIHLVAVDSDLFYPAFEIKNTYQFLQNKNKNVQYHEINSIHGHDAFLMEYEQLNTILKPIFLN comes from the coding sequence TTGGAAAACAGGCTACAACATATCAACATTCGACATTTCGAAACTAAGAACGGAAAAGTTCTCGATATCCAATTAAGCTACCAGCTTTTTGGAAAAGAATTGTATTCTGCTCCCATTGTTTTGATTAATCACGCTTTGACAGGAAACTCTGATGTTGCCGGAGAAAACGGCTGGTGGAAATCTCTGGTTGGAGAAGGGAAAGTAATTGATACAAATCGATTCACAATAATTTGTTTCAATATTCCGGGTAATGGTTTTGACGGATTTTTCATTGAGAATTACGAAGATTTCACAACGAAGGATATTGCATCTATTTTTCTGCAAGGATTAAAGAACCTGAATATTAAAAAACTATTTGCTTTAGTTGGCGGTTCTGTTGGCGGTTCTATCGGTTGGGAAATGTTGACTTTGCAGAATGATTTAGCAGAAAGATTCATCCCGATTGCAACAGATTTCAAAACGTCGGATTGGTTACATTCTCAATGTCTGGTTCAGAAATTTCTTTTGGAATCAGAGGAGAAACCGCTTGAGAAAGCCAGAGTTCACGCAATGTTATGCTACAGAACGCCGGAATCTCTTAATTCAAGATTCAATAGAGAAATAGATTCTGAAAAGCAGATTTTAAAGTCTCACGACTGGCTCAATTTCCACGGAAAACGATTAAACGAAAGGTTTAGTTTAAAGGCTTACAAGCTTGTTAATCATCTTCTGATGAACATTAATGGAAAGGAAAATGAATTGGAAAATATCAATGCAGAGATTCATTTAGTAGCAGTAGATTCGGACCTTTTTTATCCGGCTTTTGAAATTAAAAATACTTACCAATTTTTACAAAATAAAAACAAAAACGTTCAGTATCACGAGATTAATTCCATCCACGGCCACGACGCTTTTCTAATGGAATATGAGCAACTGAACACCATTTTAAAACCTATTTTTTTGAACTGA
- a CDS encoding glucose 1-dehydrogenase, with amino-acid sequence MNINLNKQVAIVTGSSSGIGKGIAISLAKSGAIVIVNHSSEHSRPEAEETLKTIEENGGEGLIIQCDVSKEDQVLAMFQTTIDKYGTVDILINNAGLQQDAAFIDMTLEQWQKVIDVNLTGQFLCSREAIKEFLKRGMTEKSKALGKIINISSVHETIPWAGHANYASSKGALRMLMQTLAQEYGKQKIRVNNICPGAIQTPINKSAWDNKESFDSLMTLIPYDRIGQPEDIGNLAVFLASDYSDYITGASIYVDGGMTTLESFADNG; translated from the coding sequence ATGAACATTAATCTTAATAAACAAGTGGCCATTGTAACTGGTTCCAGCAGCGGGATAGGGAAAGGAATTGCTATCAGTTTGGCAAAATCCGGAGCAATCGTTATTGTAAACCATTCATCCGAACATTCCAGACCGGAAGCTGAAGAAACACTAAAAACCATTGAAGAAAACGGTGGCGAAGGTTTGATTATCCAATGTGATGTGAGTAAGGAAGACCAAGTTTTGGCGATGTTTCAAACCACAATTGACAAATACGGAACTGTAGATATTCTCATCAACAATGCAGGCTTGCAACAAGACGCTGCTTTTATTGATATGACTCTCGAACAATGGCAAAAAGTAATCGATGTGAATCTTACGGGGCAATTTTTATGTTCAAGAGAAGCAATTAAAGAATTCCTGAAGCGTGGAATGACCGAAAAGTCCAAAGCGCTTGGAAAAATCATCAATATCAGCAGTGTTCACGAGACGATTCCGTGGGCTGGGCACGCCAATTACGCTTCCAGTAAAGGTGCGCTCAGAATGCTGATGCAAACGCTGGCTCAGGAATATGGAAAACAAAAAATCCGTGTGAATAATATTTGTCCGGGCGCCATCCAAACACCAATCAACAAATCCGCTTGGGATAACAAGGAATCTTTTGATTCTCTGATGACCTTGATTCCGTATGACAGAATCGGGCAGCCGGAAGATATTGGAAATTTAGCCGTATTTTTGGCGAGTGATTATTCGGATTATATTACCGGAGCGAGCATCTATGTGGATGGTGGGATGACGACGTTGGAAAGTTTTGCAGACAACGGATAA